The Plasmodium brasilianum strain Bolivian I chromosome 14, whole genome shotgun sequence genome contains a region encoding:
- a CDS encoding gamete antigen 27/25, with protein MKTFKSAKTHTKDKKKSEYNYEYFKDDVTEEAKKLGNVEFNVSFDLLYQLLLYGADEAKMFLEIEKTENILTVLRGFEKKYGYKFVDDESKNNCVSRIKKRLNSFVIEGVLTEEYLKQGEIFFWIEQRVGEEMSVKVYSAKQYPDKRKMCYNKNEIKKVKNDYEKEKCIKYSPEMIHNNIVTVGSFLVDILRESTFIRSKY; from the exons ATGAAAACGTTTAAGT CTGCAAAAACACATACCAAGGATAAGAAGAAGAGTGAATACAACTATGAATACTTTAAGGATGATGTTACAGAAGAAGCTAAGAAACTGGGAAATGTAGAGTTTAATGTATCATTTGACCTTTTGTATCAATTATTGCTATATGGTGCTGATGAagcaaaaatgtttttagaaatagagaaaaccgaaaatattttaacagtTTTACGCGgatttgaaaaaaagtatGGATATAAATTTGTTGACGACGAATCCAAGAATAACTGTGTTAGCAGAATAAAAAAGCGTCTTAATTCATTTGTGATTGAAGGTGTTTTAACAGAAGAATATTTGAAGCAGGgcgaaatttttttttggattgAACAAAGAGTTGGTGAGGAAATGTCTGTGAAGGTCTACAGTGCGAAACAGTATCcagataaaagaaaaatgtgttacaataaaaatgaaataaaaaaagttaaaaatgattatgaaaaagaaaaatgtatcAAATATTCACCGGAAATGAtccataataatatagttaCAGTTGGGAGCTTCCTTGTTGATATACTAAGAGAATCTACATTCATACGATCAAAATACTAA
- a CDS encoding gamete antigen 27/25, with the protein MKEAEKKGLNLKTENALPYAYTYDHLKNGGVKEEVKKLGDVEFHASNDILYKLLPNGADKAKLFLEIEKTEKILEILNEYEGKYGYKFVDDESKNNCVSRIKRRLNLIVMENILTEEYCKQAQKYFWVEQRLDEEMSAKVDKLKTEEEKKKMCHNAAEIKKLLGSIEKGRSVKLSEKMVDGVVSSVENFLLDVLRTSKIVVPSKVLPVAPEDPSHKKSEKPSHFEPLDPIYFNPEDPSHKKSEKPSHFEPLDPIYFNPEDPSHKKSEKPSHFEPLDPIYFNPEDPSHKKSEKPSHFEPLDPIYFNPEDSSHKKPEVKEKENSTTEDKN; encoded by the coding sequence ATGAAGGAAGCCGAGAAGAAGGGactaaatttaaaaacagAAAATGCTTTACcttatgcatatacatatgatcATTTGAAGAATGGCGGAGTTAAGGAAGAAGTTAAGAAACTTGGAGATGTGGAGTTTCATGCTTCAAATGacattttgtataaattattgcCAAATGGTGCTGATAAAGCAAAACTATTTTTAGAAATTGAGAAAACTGAAAAGATATTAGAAATTCTTAATGAATATGAAGGTAAGTATGGATATAAATTTGTTGACGACGAATCCAAGAATAACTGTGTTAGCAGAATAAAAAGACGTCTTAATTTGATTGTAatggaaaacattttaaCAGAAGAATATTGCAAACAAGCACAGAAATATTTTTGGGTTGAACAAAGATTAGATGAGGAAATGTCTGCTAAGGTAGATAAACTAAAAACAGaggaagagaaaaagaaaatgtgtCATAATGCAgctgaaataaaaaaacttttaGGTTCTATAGAAAAAGGTAGAAGTGTAAAACTTTCCGAAAAAATGGTAGATGGTGTTGTTAGTTCAGTAGAGAATTTCCTTCTTGATGTATTAAGAACATCCAAAATAGTAGTACCATCCAAGGTCTTACCCGTAGCACCCGAAGATCCAAGCCATAAAAAATCAGAAAAACCAAGTCATTTTGAACCTTTAGAtccaatatattttaatccAGAAGATCCGAGCCATAAAAAATCAGAAAAACCAAGCCATTTTGAACCTCTAGAtccaatatattttaatccAGAAGATCCAAGCCATAAAAAATCAGAAAAACCAAGCCATTTTGAACCTCTAGAtccaatatattttaatccAGAAGATCCAAGCCATAAAAAATCAGAAAAACCAAGTCATTTTGAACCTCTAGAtccaatatattttaatccAGAAGATTCAAGCCATAAAAAACCTGAagttaaagaaaaagaaaactcGACTACTGAAGATAAAAACTGA